A genome region from Populus alba chromosome 5, ASM523922v2, whole genome shotgun sequence includes the following:
- the LOC118029199 gene encoding ACT domain-containing protein ACR3, whose protein sequence is MAKVCWPYFDPEYENLSTRINPPRVSVDNTSCSDSTLIKVDSMNKPGILLEVVQILTDLDLIITKAYISSDGGWFMDVFHVTDQQGKKITDLKTIDYIEKALGPKGQEEVTTWSGKPVGVHSVGDHTAIELTGRDRPGLLSEISAVLANLHFNVVAAEVWTHNRRIACVVYVNDDTTSRAVDDPTRLSAMEDQLKNILRGCDDDEKVGRTSFSMGFTHVDRRLHQMLFADRDYEGGIVATEIHDPPSFKPKITVEHCEEKGYSVVTVRCKDRAKLMFDIVCTLTDMQYVVFHATISSDAPNASQEYYIRHMDGCVLDTEGEKDRVIKCLEAAIRRRVSEGLSLELCAKDRVGLLSEVTRILRENGLSVSRAGVMTIGEQAMNVFYVRDASGNPVDMKIIEALRREIGHTMMLNVKKPPVSSREPEARGWAKTSFFFGNLLERFLA, encoded by the exons ATGGCTAAAGTTTGTTGGCCATACTTTGATCCTGAGTATGAGAACTTGAGCACTAGGATTAATCCTCCAAG GGTATCTGTGGACAACACTAGTTGCAGTGACAGTACTCTTATTAAG GTTGACAGCATGAACAAACCTGGAATTCTCCTGGAAGTTGTGCAAATCCTAACCGATCTTGACCTCATTATCACCAAAGCTTATATCTCCTCAGATGGTGGTTGGTTCATGGACG TATTTCATGTCACTGACcaacaaggaaagaagattACAGATCTTAAAACCATTGACTACATAGAGAAG GCTCTAGGACCTAAGGGCCAAGAAGAAGTGACTACTTGGTCAGGCAAACCGGTTGGAGTGCACTCTGTTGGTGATCACACCGCCATCGAACTCACTGGCAGGGATCGCCCTGGTCTCTTATCTGAAATCTCAGCTGTCCTTGCCAACCTTCACTTCAACGTGGTTGCTGCTGAAGTTTGGACCCACAATAGGCGGATAGCATGTGTTGTCTATGTCAATGATGACACCACATCCCGCGCTGTAGATGACCCAACTAGATTGTCTGCAATGGAGGACCAGCTCAAGAACATTCTACGTGGGTGTGATGATGATGAGAAGGTGGGTCGTACTAGTTTCTCCATGGGGTTCACTCATGTTGACCGGAGGCTGCACCAAATGCTGTTTGCTGATAGGGATTATGAAGGTGGAATAGTGGCAACTGAGATTCATGATCCTCCTTCCTTCAAGCCAAAGATCACAGTTGAGCATTGTGAGGAAAAAGGATACTCCGTCGTCACTGTTAGATGCAAAGACCGTGCCAAGTTGATGTTTGACATAGTGTGCACTCTCACAGATATGCAATATGTAGTTTTTCATGCTACAATCTCATCCGATGCCCCCAATGCATCACAG GAGTACTATATTCGTCATATGGATGGCTGCGTGCTTGATACTGAAGGGGAGAAGGACAGGGTTATCAAATGCCTTGAAGCTGCGATTAGAAGAAGAGTGAGCGAG GGTTTGAGCCTTGAGCTCTGTGCAAAGGATAGAGTAGGCTTGCTTTCTGAAGTTACAAGAATTCTGCGAGAGAATGGATTATCCGTTTCAAGAGCAGGTGTCATGACAATAGGAGAGCAGGCGATGAATGTTTTCTATGTCAGAGATGCTTCTGGGAACCCAGTGGATATGAAGATCATTGAAGCCCTTCGTAGAGAAATCGGGCACACCATGATGCTTAATGTGAAGAAACCACCGGTTAGTTCCAGAGAACCCGAAGCTAGAGGATGGGCCAAAACAAGTTTCTTCTTTGGGAACTTGCTGGAAAGGTTCTTGGCATGA